A DNA window from Pyrus communis chromosome 3, drPyrComm1.1, whole genome shotgun sequence contains the following coding sequences:
- the LOC137729801 gene encoding uncharacterized protein isoform X1, producing MHAMFRDPQESWGTYIKGGGAEGITANAVESFGNKPQEDQEVNSKKFLPCAHEVIPRGYSQQRVLKEGIFEDLSLANKQLRFVLRFLMVCLLLNWQEMVRLLLNQLRVLVDECKRTFQPWVMKRETVIGKKNCHQILTEVGRRNLFVPNMRENCGLRRMQSNQFLS from the exons ATGCATGCAATGTTCAGGGATCCACAGGAGTCTTGGGGTACATATATCAAAG GAGGAGGAGCAGAGGGCATTACTGCAAATGCAGTGGAGAGTTTTGGTAATAAGCCACAAGAGGACCAAGAAGTGAATTCTAAGAAG TTTCTTCCTTGTGCACACGAGGTAATTCCACGAGGTTATTCTCAGCAGCGAGTACTCAAGGAGGGCATTTTTGAGGACCTGAGCTTGGCCAACAAGCAGCTCCGGTTTGTTTTGAGATTTTTAATGGTGTGCTTGCTCTTGAATTGGCAAGAGATGGTCCGGCTGCTGCTCAATCAGCTCAGAGTCTTGGTTGATGAGTGCAAGAGGACCTTCCAG CCATGGGTAATGAAACGGGAAACAGTTATTGGGAAAAAGAATTGCCACCAAATTTTGACAGAAGTGGGACGGAGAAATTTATTTGTGCCAA ATATGAGGGAAAACTGTGGGTTGCGAAGAATGCAAAGCAACCAGTTCCTCTCTTAA
- the LOC137729801 gene encoding uncharacterized protein isoform X2, translating into MNSGTIEVPHPLLSLDHEVAVIISQKARDVPQSTAMDYVAGYALALDMTAREIQASAKIKSTEIRKRKRAKESYGDSRKMVQVSVGGENQTIEWAIRLTGALNIAKALDHCSSECRPLYHDLNAYMVVFDKSWLHFSPVTL; encoded by the exons ATGAACAGCGGCACGATCGAAGTCCCTCACCCTCTGTTATCGTTGGACCATGAGGTGGCGGTGATCATCTCTCAGAAAGCTCGCGATGTTCCGCAATCCACCGCCATGGATTACGTTGCGg GTTATGCACTTGCTTTGGATATGACTGCCAGAGAAATTCAAGCTTCTGCTAAG ATAAAATCTACAGAgattagaaagagaaaaagggcAAAGGAAAGCTATGGTGACTCTCGAAAGATGGTTCAAGTCTCTGTTGGAG GGGAGAATCAGACCATTGAGTGGGCTATACGACTAACAGGTGCTCTGAACATTGCCAAAGCATTAGATCACTGCAGCAGCGAATGCCGCCCATTGTACCATGACTTAAATGCATATATGGTTGTCTTTGATAAG AGTTGGCTTCATTTCAGTCCAGTAACTCTCTAA